Proteins encoded together in one Zonotrichia leucophrys gambelii isolate GWCS_2022_RI chromosome 1, RI_Zleu_2.0, whole genome shotgun sequence window:
- the LACC1 gene encoding purine nucleoside phosphorylase LACC1 has protein sequence MVEAVLIDLFGLTANLQSNIQGLLHSTLEAIEKCSSSHAPFVYIICCQRQGSERKGEQESLLPALRGFQSLKRRLEVVCAQTTAAALYTVKQRLDEKDLSIIKVIVPTLRKDLMKVYIDHLFTAVYQFEFEDLQVAPDSESLQISEYHHEGQMLPSKDMALIQSEIQMYLESLPSLKGELTILRSSLIPDDIFLHGFTTRTGGISYIPTLSSCNLFSSSKRRDPQVVVKENLRRLANAAGFNPEAFHRVKVDHANAVCIMGKTEPDDYDGIVTDQKGVTLAAPGADCIPVLFADPVRRACGAAHSGWKGTLLGVSMATVNAMVSEYGCNMKDILVVLGPSVGPCCYRLPHESAKEFHRIDPKCVRLFHSANPYIDIRRATRILLERGGILPENIQDDSITDQNQNITFCTACHPDKFYSHFRDGTNFGTQIGFISIKD, from the exons ATGGTGGAAGCAGTACTGATAGATCTGTTCGGCCTCACAGCCAACTTGCAGAGCAACATCCAAGGATTACTACACAGCACTCTGGAAGCTATTGAGAAATGCTCTTCTAGCCATGCTCCGTTTGTTTATATCATATGTTGCCAGAGGCAGGGGAGTGAAAGGAAAGGTGAACAAGAGTCCTTGCTTCCAGCTCTGAGAGGTTTTCAGAGTCTGAAGAGAAGACTGGAGGTGGTATGTGCTCAGactacagctgctgctttgtacACTGTCAAACAGAGACTGGATGAAAAAGACCTGAGCATTATTAAAGTTATTGTCCCTACCTTAAGAAAAGACTTAATGAAAGTATATATAGACCATCTCTTTACAGCAGTCTACCAGTTCGAGTTTGAGGATTTACAGGTGGCACCTGACAGTGAAAGCCTGCAGATATCAGAATATCATCATGAAGGGCAAATGCTTCCTTCAAAGGACATGGCACTCATCCAAAGTGAGATTCAGATGTACTTGGAAAGCCTGCCAAGCCTGAAAGGGGAGCTCACCATCCTCAGATCTTCCCTGATCCCAG ATGATATTTTCTTACATGGGTTCACCACAAGGACAGGTGGGATCTCCTACATACCAACTCTAAGCTCCTGCAAtctcttcagcagctccaagcGCAGGGACCCACAAGTTGTTGTAAAAGAAAATCTCCGCCGGCTTGCTAATGCTGCAGGATTTAACCCTGAGGCTTTTCACAGAGTCAAG GTAGATCATGCTAATGCTGTGTGTATTATGGGAAAGACAGAGCCTGACGACTATGATGGAATAGTCACAGATCAAAAGGGTGTCACgctggcagctccaggtgctgacTGCATACCCGTGCTCTTTGCTGATCCTGTCAGAAGAGCCTGTGGTGCTGCTCATTCTG GATGGAAGGGCACATTGTTAGGAGTGTCTATGGCCACAGTGAATGCTATGGTATCCGAATATGGCTGTAACATGAAAGATATCCTTGTGGTGCTGGGCCCATCTGTGGGACCTTGCTGCTATAGACTCCCTCATGAATCAGCAAAAGAATTTCACAGAATTGATCCAAAGTGTGTGAGACTATTTCACTCTGCAAATCCTTATATTGATATCAGAAGAGCAACAAG gattctTCTTGAGAGAGGTGGGATTCTTCCTGAGAACATCCAAGATGACTCTATCACAGACCAGAACCAAAACATCACTTTCTGTACTGCATGCCACCCTGATAAATTTTATTCTCACTTTCGTGATGGCACTAACTTTGGGACACAGATTGGCTTCATATCAATCAAAGACTGA
- the CCDC122 gene encoding coiled-coil domain-containing protein 122: protein MAKENSPSLAEVVKRVAEQQQSQASDVEKNKAVLFQLQAKCQELEKEMNSVLLETKTTEREIHLQDDAIEVTKYHCENLEAQVRALYSENLKLRCDAETIQEEFEMKLARNNEYREKIKDHKHLFWEMESKLPVMIELAEKKAVVEELKAKKEELICDLQNPEGSVIKQVQEEITHLKSEVTTLKDLINKKRDLLEEEKKKHAKLRKEIEVQNKRYDAILKRLHCQLNKVQSNKRQWHWNIQQLEKKAAELRKCLGVVELQNIM from the exons ATGGCCAAGGAAAATTCCCCTTCCCTAGCTGAAGTTGTAAAACGAGTTGCAGAGCAACAGCAGTCACAGGCATCAGATgttgaaaaaaacaaagcagttcTTTTCCAATTGCAG gCAAAGTGCCAGGaactagaaaaagaaatgaattcTGTTCTGttagaaacaaaaacaacagaaaggGAGATACACCTGCAAGATGATGCCATAGAAGTGACAAAATATCACTGTGAAAATCTGGAGGCCCAAGTCAGAGCCCTGTattctgaaaatttaaaattgagGTGTGATGCAGAAACAATACAAGAGGAGTTTGAGATGAAACTTGCACGAAATAATGAATATCGCGAAAAAATAAAGGATCATAAACATCTCTTTTGGGAGATGGAAAGTAAATTGCCAGTTATGATTGAACTTGCTGAAAAGAAAGCGGTAGTGGAAGAATTAAAGGCAAAGAAAGAGGAGTTAATATGTGATCTGCAGAATCCAGAAGGATCTGTTATAAAACAAGTGCAG GAAGAAATCACACATTTAAAAAGTGAAGTCACAACATTGAAAGATTTGATCAATAAAAAAAGAGATCtgctggaagaagagaaaaaaaaacatgctaAGCTTAGAAAGGAAATTGAG gtaCAGAATAAGAGATATGATGCTATATTAAAACGTTTGCATTGCCAACTGAACAAAGTCCAATCAAATAAAAGACAATGGCACTGGAACATTCAGCAGTTGGAGAAGAAGGCTGCAGAACTAAGAAAATGTCTGGGAGTAGTAGAGTTACAAAACATCATGTAA